Proteins found in one Oenanthe melanoleuca isolate GR-GAL-2019-014 chromosome 24, OMel1.0, whole genome shotgun sequence genomic segment:
- the IFT46 gene encoding intraflagellar transport protein 46 homolog isoform X1, translating into MAAPRHVRTRKCRHGAGRGGARPWHLRAARGRARPDRSGRRSRARRGGVAMATATAAAARREARRPEPRPVENQPYDESLELPEAEPGARSPRAGSAGRLRDSRGPAASVGAAERGSGARGGGGKEEAAARLPRPATVSEDDDEDDEDSEEDSSESDSEEDSEEHGAALEGDFNPADFDYLQVSSEIKDLFEYIKRYTPKTIEIEHKLQPFIPEFIPAVGDIDAFLKVPRPDGKPDSLGLLILDEPSTKQSDPTVLSLWLTENSKQHNITQQIKVKSLENAENNPKAIESWIESISELHRCKPPATVHYSRPMPDIETLMQEWSPEFEELLGKVGLPSAEMSCDLAEYIDMICAILDIPVYKSRIHPLHVLFSLFLEFKNSQHFKPLADGQKGRSPPSNPSSQAAEAEVLSFN; encoded by the exons ATGGCGGCGCCGCGCCACGTCCGCACCCGGAAGTGCCGTcacggggcggggcggggcggggcgagGCCGTGGCACCTCCGAGCCGCCAGGGGGCGCGCGCGGCCGGACCGCTCTGGCCGGCGGAGCCGCGCTCGGCGGGGCGGAGTCGCCATGGCGACAGCgacagcggcggcggcgcggcgggaggCGAGGCGGCCGGAG CCCCGCCCGGTGGAGAACCAGCCGTACGACgagagcctggagctgcccgAGGCCGAGCCCGGAGCCCGCTCGCCgcgggcggggagcgcgggCCGCCTGCGGGACTCCCGCGGGCCCGCGGCGTCCGTCGGAGCGGCCGAGCGCGGCAGCGGCGCTCGGGGCGGCGGAGGGAAG gaggaggcagcggCACGCCTGCCCCGCCCAGCCACCGTCAGCGAGGATGACGACGAGGACGATGAGGACTCGGAGGAAGATTCCTCGGAGAGCGACTCAGAGGAGGACTCGGAGGAGCACGGGGCCGCGCTGGAGGG tGACTTCAATCCAGCAGATTTTGACTACCTGCAGGTGTCTTCTGAAATCAAAGACCTCTTTGAATACATCAAGAG GTACACTCCCAAAACGATAGAGATTGAGCACAAGCTGCAGCCTTTTATTCCAGAGTTTATTCCTGCTGTTGGAGACATTGATGCATTCCTAAAG gttCCTCGTCCCGATGGCAAGCCTGACAGCCTTGGCCTGCTAATCCTGGATGAGCCCTCAACCAAACAGTCAGATCCCACTGTGCTCTCCCTTTGGCTGACAGAGAACTCCAAGCAGCACAACATCACA caGCAGATAAAAGTGAAGAGTTTGGAGAATGCAGAAAATAACCCCAAAGCTATTGAGAGCTGGATTGAAAGTATTAGTGAACTGCATCGCTGCAAACCTCCTGCCACAGTCCATTACTCCAG GCCAATGCCTGACATCGAGACCCTGATGCAGGAATGGTCACCAGAATTCGAGGAGCTCCTGGGAAAG GTGGGTCTTCCGAGCGCAGAGATGAGCTGTGACCTCGCTGAATACATCGACATGATCTGTG CCATTCTGGACATCCCCGTGTACAAGAGCCGGATCCACCCTCTGCATgtcctcttctccctcttcttgGAGTTCAAGAACTCGCAG CATTTCAAGCCTCTGGCTGATGGGCAGAAGGGCAGGAGCCCACCATCCAACCCATCCTCACAAGCAGCGGAGGCAGAGGTGTTGAGCTTTAATTGA
- the TTC36 gene encoding tetratricopeptide repeat protein 36 — protein MATANDRAVLQSIFNPSTPFGDIPGLDEEEEDVQDEVEAFPLELLDQVRELELQGVSAAESGDLNTALERFSEAIRLLPERASAYNNRAQALRLRGDVAGALRDLDAAIRLSRGRGRAACQSFVQRGLIHRLQARDEDARRDLERAARLGSAFARQQLVLLNPYSALCNQMLCEMLGRLRNPDGTGSD, from the exons ATGGCCACAGCCAACGACAGGGCCGTCCTGCAGTCCATCTTCAACCCCAGCACCCCTTTTGGGGATATCCCAGGGctggatgaggaggaggaggatgtcCAGGACGAAG TGGAAGCTTTTCCGTTGGAGCTGCTGGATCAAGtccgggagctggagctgcagggggtTTCTGCGGCCGAGTCAGGAGACCTGAACACGGCCCTGGAGCGGTTCAGCGAGGCCATTCGCCTGCTGCCGGAGCGCGCCTCGGCCTACAACAACCGGGCGCAGGCGCTGCGGCTGCGCGGGGACGTGGCAG GCGCCCTGCGGGACCTGGACGCCGCCATTCGCCTGAGCCGCGGCCGCGGGCGCGCCGCCTGCCAGAGCTTCGTGCAGCGCGGCCTCATCCACCGGCTGCAGGCGCGGGACGAGGACGCGCGGCGGGACCTGGAGCGCGCAGCGCGCTTGGGCAGCGCCTTCGCCCGGCAGCAGCTCGTGCTCCTCAACCCCTACTCTGCGCTCTGCAACCAGATGCTCTGCGAGATGCTCGGTCGGCTGCGCAACCCCGATGGCACTGGAAGCGACTGA
- the TMEM25 gene encoding transmembrane protein 25 isoform X3 translates to MGCPRGWPGAALALLLLLLLSLLALCLAALEELDPTTDGQPRTACTLQEGESRIFTCWVPRRVPGATLAWYLNGQKQEIDLSTADTASILTLTGQHSDHQLNCSLTNPTSSETYNTSIFLNVQYKPEILREGYQQVEGAGLLLVLFVLVQANPPSSITWVNQDGHVMANTSKFLLLGATSYPGLANHSLHIHLSCTAGNLSVSAANSVGITTASLLPTAALSQHSPRAHVCPARPSPCHPTCAWTTLYRKMQLPPRMQELVLGEKRMPCWD, encoded by the exons ATGGGGTGTCCCAGGGGCTGGCCGGGGGCTGCCCttgccctcctgctgctgctgctgctcagcctcctGGCGCTCTGCTTGGCAG cactggaggAACTGGACCCCACCACTGACGGGCAGCCGCGAACAGCGTGCACCCTGCAGGAAGGGGAGAGTCGCATCTTCACCTGCTGGGTTCCCCGGCGAGTCCCCGGTGCCACACTGGCCTGGTACCTCAACGGTCAGAAACAGGAAATCGACCTCTCGACTGCGGACACTGCCAGCATCCTCACCCTCACTGGCCAGCACTCCGACCACCAGCTCAACTGCTCCCTGACCAACCCGACCTCCAGTGAGACCTACAACACCTCCATCTTTCTCAATGTGCAGT ATAAGCCAGAGATCCTGCGGGAAGGCTACCAGCAGGTCGAGGGCGCTGGCCTTCTCCTGGTGCTCTTTGTGCTGGTGCAAGCCAACCCACCCTCCAGTATCACCTGGGTGAACCAGGATGGGCATGTGATGGCCAACACCTCCAAGTTTCTCCTCCTGGGTGCCACAAGCTACCCAGGGCTGGCCAACCACTCGCTCCACATCCATctcagctgcacagctggaaaccTCTCCGTCAGTGCAGCCAATAGTGTGGGCATCACCactgcctccctcctgcccacag cagctctgagccagcacagTCCCAGGGCACACGTCTGCCCCGCCAGACCCAGTCCCTGCCACCCGACCTGCGCCTGGACGACCTTGTACAGGAAGATGCAG CTTCCCCCAAGGATGCAGGAGCTGGTTCTAGGGGAGAAGAGAATGCCCTGCTGGGACTAG
- the TMEM25 gene encoding transmembrane protein 25 isoform X4 — MGCPRGWPGAALALLLLLLLSLLALCLAALEELDPTTDGQPRTACTLQEGESRIFTCWVPRRVPGATLAWYLNGQKQEIDLSTADTASILTLTGQHSDHQLNCSLTNPTSSETYNTSIFLNVQYKPEILREGYQQVEGAGLLLVLFVLVQANPPSSITWVNQDGHVMANTSKFLLLGATSYPGLANHSLHIHLSCTAGNLSVSAANSVGITTASLLPTGLLDARVELPVLGVAIGAALAIAALLSLGFCAACLQL, encoded by the exons ATGGGGTGTCCCAGGGGCTGGCCGGGGGCTGCCCttgccctcctgctgctgctgctgctcagcctcctGGCGCTCTGCTTGGCAG cactggaggAACTGGACCCCACCACTGACGGGCAGCCGCGAACAGCGTGCACCCTGCAGGAAGGGGAGAGTCGCATCTTCACCTGCTGGGTTCCCCGGCGAGTCCCCGGTGCCACACTGGCCTGGTACCTCAACGGTCAGAAACAGGAAATCGACCTCTCGACTGCGGACACTGCCAGCATCCTCACCCTCACTGGCCAGCACTCCGACCACCAGCTCAACTGCTCCCTGACCAACCCGACCTCCAGTGAGACCTACAACACCTCCATCTTTCTCAATGTGCAGT ATAAGCCAGAGATCCTGCGGGAAGGCTACCAGCAGGTCGAGGGCGCTGGCCTTCTCCTGGTGCTCTTTGTGCTGGTGCAAGCCAACCCACCCTCCAGTATCACCTGGGTGAACCAGGATGGGCATGTGATGGCCAACACCTCCAAGTTTCTCCTCCTGGGTGCCACAAGCTACCCAGGGCTGGCCAACCACTCGCTCCACATCCATctcagctgcacagctggaaaccTCTCCGTCAGTGCAGCCAATAGTGTGGGCATCACCactgcctccctcctgcccacag GTCTGCTGGATGCCcgtgtggagctgcctgtcctgggTGTTGCCattggagcagccctggctatagctgccctgctcagcctgggcttctgtgctgcctgcctg cagctctga
- the IFT46 gene encoding intraflagellar transport protein 46 homolog isoform X2: MAAPRHVRTRKCRHGAGRGGARPWHLRAARGRARPDRSGRRSRARRGGVAMATATAAAARREARRPEPRPVENQPYDESLELPEAEPGARSPRAGSAGRLRDSRGPAASVGAAERGSGARGGGGKEEAAARLPRPATVSEDDDEDDEDSEEDSSESDSEEDSEEHGAALEGDFNPADFDYLQVSSEIKDLFEYIKRYTPKTIEIEHKLQPFIPEFIPAVGDIDAFLKVPRPDGKPDSLGLLILDEPSTKQSDPTVLSLWLTENSKQHNITQIKVKSLENAENNPKAIESWIESISELHRCKPPATVHYSRPMPDIETLMQEWSPEFEELLGKVGLPSAEMSCDLAEYIDMICAILDIPVYKSRIHPLHVLFSLFLEFKNSQHFKPLADGQKGRSPPSNPSSQAAEAEVLSFN; this comes from the exons ATGGCGGCGCCGCGCCACGTCCGCACCCGGAAGTGCCGTcacggggcggggcggggcggggcgagGCCGTGGCACCTCCGAGCCGCCAGGGGGCGCGCGCGGCCGGACCGCTCTGGCCGGCGGAGCCGCGCTCGGCGGGGCGGAGTCGCCATGGCGACAGCgacagcggcggcggcgcggcgggaggCGAGGCGGCCGGAG CCCCGCCCGGTGGAGAACCAGCCGTACGACgagagcctggagctgcccgAGGCCGAGCCCGGAGCCCGCTCGCCgcgggcggggagcgcgggCCGCCTGCGGGACTCCCGCGGGCCCGCGGCGTCCGTCGGAGCGGCCGAGCGCGGCAGCGGCGCTCGGGGCGGCGGAGGGAAG gaggaggcagcggCACGCCTGCCCCGCCCAGCCACCGTCAGCGAGGATGACGACGAGGACGATGAGGACTCGGAGGAAGATTCCTCGGAGAGCGACTCAGAGGAGGACTCGGAGGAGCACGGGGCCGCGCTGGAGGG tGACTTCAATCCAGCAGATTTTGACTACCTGCAGGTGTCTTCTGAAATCAAAGACCTCTTTGAATACATCAAGAG GTACACTCCCAAAACGATAGAGATTGAGCACAAGCTGCAGCCTTTTATTCCAGAGTTTATTCCTGCTGTTGGAGACATTGATGCATTCCTAAAG gttCCTCGTCCCGATGGCAAGCCTGACAGCCTTGGCCTGCTAATCCTGGATGAGCCCTCAACCAAACAGTCAGATCCCACTGTGCTCTCCCTTTGGCTGACAGAGAACTCCAAGCAGCACAACATCACA CAGATAAAAGTGAAGAGTTTGGAGAATGCAGAAAATAACCCCAAAGCTATTGAGAGCTGGATTGAAAGTATTAGTGAACTGCATCGCTGCAAACCTCCTGCCACAGTCCATTACTCCAG GCCAATGCCTGACATCGAGACCCTGATGCAGGAATGGTCACCAGAATTCGAGGAGCTCCTGGGAAAG GTGGGTCTTCCGAGCGCAGAGATGAGCTGTGACCTCGCTGAATACATCGACATGATCTGTG CCATTCTGGACATCCCCGTGTACAAGAGCCGGATCCACCCTCTGCATgtcctcttctccctcttcttgGAGTTCAAGAACTCGCAG CATTTCAAGCCTCTGGCTGATGGGCAGAAGGGCAGGAGCCCACCATCCAACCCATCCTCACAAGCAGCGGAGGCAGAGGTGTTGAGCTTTAATTGA
- the TMEM25 gene encoding transmembrane protein 25 isoform X2 produces MGCPRGWPGAALALLLLLLLSLLALCLAALEELDPTTDGQPRTACTLQEGESRIFTCWVPRRVPGATLAWYLNGQKQEIDLSTADTASILTLTGQHSDHQLNCSLTNPTSSETYNTSIFLNVQYKPEILREGYQQVEGAGLLLVLFVLVQANPPSSITWVNQDGHVMANTSKFLLLGATSYPGLANHSLHIHLSCTAGNLSVSAANSVGITTASLLPTGPGQAGGSSPPSQCSHCSSSEPAQSQGTRLPRQTQSLPPDLRLDDLVQEDAASPKDAGAGSRGEENALLGLENSLVLNKLGFVQLPTSGRIYKVPSMSSEEIWL; encoded by the exons ATGGGGTGTCCCAGGGGCTGGCCGGGGGCTGCCCttgccctcctgctgctgctgctgctcagcctcctGGCGCTCTGCTTGGCAG cactggaggAACTGGACCCCACCACTGACGGGCAGCCGCGAACAGCGTGCACCCTGCAGGAAGGGGAGAGTCGCATCTTCACCTGCTGGGTTCCCCGGCGAGTCCCCGGTGCCACACTGGCCTGGTACCTCAACGGTCAGAAACAGGAAATCGACCTCTCGACTGCGGACACTGCCAGCATCCTCACCCTCACTGGCCAGCACTCCGACCACCAGCTCAACTGCTCCCTGACCAACCCGACCTCCAGTGAGACCTACAACACCTCCATCTTTCTCAATGTGCAGT ATAAGCCAGAGATCCTGCGGGAAGGCTACCAGCAGGTCGAGGGCGCTGGCCTTCTCCTGGTGCTCTTTGTGCTGGTGCAAGCCAACCCACCCTCCAGTATCACCTGGGTGAACCAGGATGGGCATGTGATGGCCAACACCTCCAAGTTTCTCCTCCTGGGTGCCACAAGCTACCCAGGGCTGGCCAACCACTCGCTCCACATCCATctcagctgcacagctggaaaccTCTCCGTCAGTGCAGCCAATAGTGTGGGCATCACCactgcctccctcctgcccacag GTCCAGGGcaagcaggagggagcagccccCCCAGCCAATGCTCCcattgcagcagctctgagccagcacagTCCCAGGGCACACGTCTGCCCCGCCAGACCCAGTCCCTGCCACCCGACCTGCGCCTGGACGACCTTGTACAGGAAGATGCAG CTTCCCCCAAGGATGCAGGAGCTGGTTCTAGGGGAGAAGAGAATGCCCTGCTGGGACTAGAAAACTCCCTGGTCCTCAACAAGCTTG GTTTTGTCCAGCTCCCAACGTCCGGGCGCATCTACAAAGTGCCCAGCATGAGCAGTGAGGAGAtctggctgtga
- the IFT46 gene encoding intraflagellar transport protein 46 homolog isoform X3, translated as MAAPRHVRTRKCRHGAGRGGARPWHLRAARGRARPDRSGRRSRARRGGVAMATATAAAARREARRPEEEAAARLPRPATVSEDDDEDDEDSEEDSSESDSEEDSEEHGAALEGDFNPADFDYLQVSSEIKDLFEYIKRYTPKTIEIEHKLQPFIPEFIPAVGDIDAFLKVPRPDGKPDSLGLLILDEPSTKQSDPTVLSLWLTENSKQHNITQQIKVKSLENAENNPKAIESWIESISELHRCKPPATVHYSRPMPDIETLMQEWSPEFEELLGKVGLPSAEMSCDLAEYIDMICAILDIPVYKSRIHPLHVLFSLFLEFKNSQHFKPLADGQKGRSPPSNPSSQAAEAEVLSFN; from the exons ATGGCGGCGCCGCGCCACGTCCGCACCCGGAAGTGCCGTcacggggcggggcggggcggggcgagGCCGTGGCACCTCCGAGCCGCCAGGGGGCGCGCGCGGCCGGACCGCTCTGGCCGGCGGAGCCGCGCTCGGCGGGGCGGAGTCGCCATGGCGACAGCgacagcggcggcggcgcggcgggaggCGAGGCGGCCGGAG gaggaggcagcggCACGCCTGCCCCGCCCAGCCACCGTCAGCGAGGATGACGACGAGGACGATGAGGACTCGGAGGAAGATTCCTCGGAGAGCGACTCAGAGGAGGACTCGGAGGAGCACGGGGCCGCGCTGGAGGG tGACTTCAATCCAGCAGATTTTGACTACCTGCAGGTGTCTTCTGAAATCAAAGACCTCTTTGAATACATCAAGAG GTACACTCCCAAAACGATAGAGATTGAGCACAAGCTGCAGCCTTTTATTCCAGAGTTTATTCCTGCTGTTGGAGACATTGATGCATTCCTAAAG gttCCTCGTCCCGATGGCAAGCCTGACAGCCTTGGCCTGCTAATCCTGGATGAGCCCTCAACCAAACAGTCAGATCCCACTGTGCTCTCCCTTTGGCTGACAGAGAACTCCAAGCAGCACAACATCACA caGCAGATAAAAGTGAAGAGTTTGGAGAATGCAGAAAATAACCCCAAAGCTATTGAGAGCTGGATTGAAAGTATTAGTGAACTGCATCGCTGCAAACCTCCTGCCACAGTCCATTACTCCAG GCCAATGCCTGACATCGAGACCCTGATGCAGGAATGGTCACCAGAATTCGAGGAGCTCCTGGGAAAG GTGGGTCTTCCGAGCGCAGAGATGAGCTGTGACCTCGCTGAATACATCGACATGATCTGTG CCATTCTGGACATCCCCGTGTACAAGAGCCGGATCCACCCTCTGCATgtcctcttctccctcttcttgGAGTTCAAGAACTCGCAG CATTTCAAGCCTCTGGCTGATGGGCAGAAGGGCAGGAGCCCACCATCCAACCCATCCTCACAAGCAGCGGAGGCAGAGGTGTTGAGCTTTAATTGA
- the TMEM25 gene encoding transmembrane protein 25 isoform X1 → MGCPRGWPGAALALLLLLLLSLLALCLAALEELDPTTDGQPRTACTLQEGESRIFTCWVPRRVPGATLAWYLNGQKQEIDLSTADTASILTLTGQHSDHQLNCSLTNPTSSETYNTSIFLNVQYKPEILREGYQQVEGAGLLLVLFVLVQANPPSSITWVNQDGHVMANTSKFLLLGATSYPGLANHSLHIHLSCTAGNLSVSAANSVGITTASLLPTGLLDARVELPVLGVAIGAALAIAALLSLGFCAACLVCHLPKFLQGPGQAGGSSPPSQCSHCSSSEPAQSQGTRLPRQTQSLPPDLRLDDLVQEDAASPKDAGAGSRGEENALLGLENSLVLNKLGFVQLPTSGRIYKVPSMSSEEIWL, encoded by the exons ATGGGGTGTCCCAGGGGCTGGCCGGGGGCTGCCCttgccctcctgctgctgctgctgctcagcctcctGGCGCTCTGCTTGGCAG cactggaggAACTGGACCCCACCACTGACGGGCAGCCGCGAACAGCGTGCACCCTGCAGGAAGGGGAGAGTCGCATCTTCACCTGCTGGGTTCCCCGGCGAGTCCCCGGTGCCACACTGGCCTGGTACCTCAACGGTCAGAAACAGGAAATCGACCTCTCGACTGCGGACACTGCCAGCATCCTCACCCTCACTGGCCAGCACTCCGACCACCAGCTCAACTGCTCCCTGACCAACCCGACCTCCAGTGAGACCTACAACACCTCCATCTTTCTCAATGTGCAGT ATAAGCCAGAGATCCTGCGGGAAGGCTACCAGCAGGTCGAGGGCGCTGGCCTTCTCCTGGTGCTCTTTGTGCTGGTGCAAGCCAACCCACCCTCCAGTATCACCTGGGTGAACCAGGATGGGCATGTGATGGCCAACACCTCCAAGTTTCTCCTCCTGGGTGCCACAAGCTACCCAGGGCTGGCCAACCACTCGCTCCACATCCATctcagctgcacagctggaaaccTCTCCGTCAGTGCAGCCAATAGTGTGGGCATCACCactgcctccctcctgcccacag GTCTGCTGGATGCCcgtgtggagctgcctgtcctgggTGTTGCCattggagcagccctggctatagctgccctgctcagcctgggcttctgtgctgcctgcctggtATGCCACTTGCCTAAGTTTTTGCAAGGTCCAGGGcaagcaggagggagcagccccCCCAGCCAATGCTCCcattgcagcagctctgagccagcacagTCCCAGGGCACACGTCTGCCCCGCCAGACCCAGTCCCTGCCACCCGACCTGCGCCTGGACGACCTTGTACAGGAAGATGCAG CTTCCCCCAAGGATGCAGGAGCTGGTTCTAGGGGAGAAGAGAATGCCCTGCTGGGACTAGAAAACTCCCTGGTCCTCAACAAGCTTG GTTTTGTCCAGCTCCCAACGTCCGGGCGCATCTACAAAGTGCCCAGCATGAGCAGTGAGGAGAtctggctgtga